The sequence atttgctttgaatatTTTGGAATTTACATGGAATCTGGGAAAAATTGTTATTGGAATATTTAGCCTTTATGATGAAGTTCCACTGAAACATCAACAAATATTAAAAGAATtcttttagatatttttatggAATTGTTTAAAGTATGTTTTAGAATTTCTAAagaaattttaggaaatttgtgTGGTTAGTGGAACTATTGTTCTTGCTTggctataaaaaaaaagtctggggtcccaaaaaataaataaatgaataaataaataaaactgacttcACTGTCCCTCTCCCAATGACTGACTCCATGTCTTTCAAGACCCCAACCAACTGACCACAGGTCAACAAACAGCCAAACATATGCTCCAAATCCAATCCAGCActgttttctgcagaaacatgaccttcaggagattttcAGAAGTCATTTTTGGTTAAAACTAATTCCTGTTCAGGTAACAGGCTGGGCTTCTGGTCATAGCTCAAATGAGTGGGAGAAACAAAATTTGCTTTCCAAACTAAAGCTTAGGTCTCAGGAAGTTAATGCATTTCACCAACTGTGAGTCTCCATGTAGCATCTACTTCTGAAAGTTTAAGACCCAGCGCTTTGGGGATGACCCAAGTAATTTGGTGTGATGTACTGTGGTGAAGACAATGTAATCAATGATAATCAGAGGTCTCATTTCGATGACTTGTTGctttgtttctgatgtttgtagtctgagaagaaagaaagaaagaaagaaagaaagaaagaaagaaagaaagaaagaaagaaagaggataaAACTGCTCTTTACACCATGAGTATTGCCTCTATAATTGCATGGAAGCCCCTCTGTCCATCCAGACTTAAAGCACTTTATGGCACTCAGTGAAACTTCCTCCCGTCTAGACCTTTGCTTGTATTGTTCTTACTCTCAGATTCACGTCACGTTTGACAAGTTAcatgtctgctaaatgacattgttaCATCAAAAATACCAACCATATATCTTCCTACGAGTTCCACTTTAACAACATGTGATCAGCCTTTTGTCTGTTAtgattttcatatattttcaaGTAACTTTAGGCATATCCACCTTGAATCTCCTATCCATCAATTTCCTTCTGATTATCCTGGGCTGGATCCTGCTGACTAACCATGCAAAGTTGATACCATGTCTTCCACCAAATCTGAAACGTGTTACAGGTCAGAacaaccaatcagcatcatttgagagGAAAGAGGTAGGAGTTTATTTTACTAACTTGCTCCACAGATAGTGAACAGCATGTCAAGTTTTACTCCCTGCAGCATGATGTTTATtccatatgttttgttgctctgataagcctgtaatgaatgtgacagaacgtttgtATGGACAGGTGAATACATATCTGTATACATGTGAAGTTTCTCAGAGGTTAATAATTGGTCTAGATTGTTCACACTTTATACAACTGGTATTTTCAGGtatcaaaaatagtaaaatgtattttatttgcagATGATACACATTTGATTGTTCCTGAGGAAAATTAGCAGTAGCTTCAGAGATGATCCAGCAGAAATTACTCAGTTAAAGTTATGGTTATACTTGAGCaaataatcttaaaatcaaaataaaacatagtTAATGGTGTTTGAAAATTCTTACACAGACACAAGTAAAAATGATTATGATAGCATTGTAAGAGTCTTTGGAAATAAATTACAAGGTGCAATGCAAGACAAGAGAATCTACTGGAAACCCCACATAAGATTTATTCAAGCTGGGGTTTCAAGAAATACTGCAGTCCTGGGAATCTGCCTCAATTCCCTCACaccttcatcagctgatggctgaACTAGcactatacaaataaataaatattgattgATTTACCATTTAGTCGACTGATTGAGTAAAGACAAACAGGAAATTTTTAACGGTCTTCACTCTAacttaatgttaaaataattttttgtgaacaattgtttttcttttaattgttttgacCTTGTTCATGCACTTATTCCAAAACAAACGGCATTAAAACTTCTAAGACAAGAGACACAAAACTGTTGTCTTCATGTTTCAGACATTTAGAGGTTATAGGTCATTTTCACGAAAGAGTAAAGtcaagagggagagagagatatGGTTTCTCCCTTGTGGACAACAGAGTGTCGACTCAGATTTCCTTGTCGAGAAAAACTTTTTCCACAAATTGAACAGCTAAATAGTTTCTCACCCGTGTGGATAGTAGCATGTCTTCTCAGATTTACATGTTGAGAAaaacttttaccacaaactgaacagctaaaaagtttctcccctgtgtggacatTAGAGTGTCTTCTCAAACTTCCACTTTGAGAAAAAgttttaccacaaactgaacaactaaACAGTTTCTCTCCGGTGTGGACAACTGCATGCGCCCTCAGATTTCCATGATGAGCAaaacttttaccacaaactgaacaactgaacggtttctcccctgtgtgggTAGCAGAATGACTCTTTAGGGCTCCATGTTGTTTGAATCTCttaccacaaactgaacaaGCGAcaggtttctcccctgtgtggactCTCATGTGTGTCACCATCTCTTTTTTCCAGATAAAACTTTTCTGACAAATTGAGCAGCTGAAACGTTTTACACCTGAATGACGTAACATGTGTTCCCTTAAATTTTTCTTACTAGGGTATCTATTACCACAAACTGAGCAACGGAATAGTTTCTCTCTTGTGTGGgttcctttttgttttgtatgtCGTTTCTTCTGGCCAGAGCTTTGACCACATTCAGAGGAGCTTACTAATGTGTTCCCATTGTTATATTTCATATCATTTGCAACTCTGTCTTTCGTTTCCAGGGCAGCTAAACCTTCCTGAGGCTCTTCACTTTCCTCCCAATTAGCACTGTCATCAGTATCAGATCCAGAAAGATCTGACCTCTCATCAGAAGTAACTGGCTGTGAATGATGGTCTGCATTAGATTCCCTGTCCGTCTCTGATCCTCCCCAGTCCTCTCCATCAGATTCTGTTTTCAAATGCTCTGTATCTCTGTTCTCCTCACTCTGCTTTTCATGAAATGACGACTCAAGTTTctcttcatcatttttttcactcttcaCAAGAGCAGGGTTGAATGTGAACATGATGAAATCCTCCTCTGGTGCTTGAAGCTCCTGACTGCCCCAcagttcctcctgttcctctttaatCTGTGCTGGTTCTGGTGGTTCCTCCTGTTTCAAACTGGAGCCCCATTCCTGACACTCAGGGAGAAACTCTTCTTTTACCACCACCTGCTGAATGTCTGGGGATTATAATGAAACAAATACAAATCAGTGCTTCTTTTGATGTAAGTTATGATGCCAAAATATCTTGTACATAAGTCttgactgtaaaaataaacaaatagaaaATCCTGAGGACTTCAGCTGTATCAACAACAACCACAGTTAATCTAAAACTGACTGACTGGAATTGCAAACGGGTGTAAACATTGCTGAAATGATAACTATCAGTTGcacaaatgatcatttttgtttataattttttaaacaagatCATCAGCTCCTGCTGCAAAGCCATAACGCGTGTTAAATTAACAGACAGGGACTCCCCTCCCCAATATCTAAAGAAAAACTTCGATGAAACTGATGCCTGTCATCCTCACCTTTGTTCAGCGGGCTGCAGTAGTCCTGAAAAGCTTTCAGAATATCCTCCATCGTCGCACTTTTACctgctgagctgactgtcagcGTATTGAACACTTCTAGAGCATCCTCGCCTATGGAGTGAAGAAGAATGGCTTTTTtcacatcctcctcctcttcatttgCTCCAGAGGACACTATATACAGCCCAAAACGCCGCTCCCATCTGCGCCAGTTTTCAGCCAGGTTACCGGTAAGTATCAGCGGTGACGGCGGGTTGAACTGCTCCATGTGTCCGCTGCTCGGTTACAGTTGCCAGTTAGCTTCCAGGTTAGCTCCGTTAGCACACTCTGCTCCTCTCGTATCACTCTGTAGCGCCGTTTTCTGACTCCATgttgatgtttgttttattctgagACACTCTGACAGTGTTTCTAACTCTGAATGTAGCGACACTGTTTAATACAGCACTAACGACTGATAGTTAAAACCACGAAGACAAGGCTGCAGCTAGGGAGACATTTAGTAGCGgaaataacaacaataacagaCATGAGTAATCAAGCCCCGATCATACGATCACAGAAGACCAAACTACTCGGAGCACTGAGTGATCGATCAAAATCTATCACATCCTGATttgcacagctgatggagtaGACAAGTACCGAGCCCCTGACATGacatggtattaaaaaaaaataaaaaaaacattaaattgtggccacaatatagctataaagtgtgcacaaaatactaattcgtgGCCAGGAAATgctaaattgtggccacaaaaaaCTAATTTCTGGCCACAAAATACTCATTCATGGCCatgaaatactaaattgtggccacaaaatactgaTTTATGTCCACAAAATgctaaattgtggccacaaaatacaaATTCATGGCCATGAAATGCGAAATTGTGGCCATAAAATACAAGACAAGAGAATCTATATGCAAATTCATGGCCAGGAACTACTAAATTGGGTCACAAAATACAAATttatggccacaaaatactaaattgtggccatAAAAGTAATTATATTAATAATAGTATTTCGTGTGCGcgttatagctatattgtggccacaatgtaattttttagaccatgtcatgtctggggctccgtaGACAATAGCGTTTATCAGGCTGAAGTTTCCTtaagaaaaatgaattaaagcttcttttatttgataaaCATTCACTCGGTGCTCTGCTTTGATCGTCTGTCGTGATCAGGGTTTGATTACACATGTCTGTTGATGTTACTTCCGCCACTAATCGTCAGTTCTAGCTGCGATCGTTTCTCCGTGGTTTATTGACTGTCAGTcattaattttaaattaaatggcGCTATATTCTGAATAAGAGAACACTATCAGAGTGTATCAGTGTAAAACAAACATCAACATGGAGTCAGAAAACGGAGTTACGGAGTGAGACGAGCAGAGAAGAACCTGGAAGCTAACGGCCGACTGTAACCGAGCAGCGGAAACATGGAGGAGCTCAATCCGCCGTCAGCTAGCTCTGCAGGTGAAAATGCGACGATGGGGGACAATCTTAAGGTGTTCAAAGACTGCTGCAGTCCACTGAGCAAAGGTGAGGACAAACGtatttgtttgctgtttttggtcgatatttacagcagatatcaGGCTGATAATAGTATACATCACTAGTCTAGTTTATTAAACCCATAAATGACGAAGATGTTTTTGTAAACTGGAGGGTTATCAAAAAGTTACTGTActtctgatggtatggggttgcattaatgcctatggtgtgggcagcttacacagcTACTTTACAATGCTGAAAACTACatagaggtttaagagcaacatatgcttccatccagacaacgtctctttcagggaaggcctcgACTATTTCAGCAGGActatgctaaaccacataccacatccatcacaacagtatggcttcacaggaaaagagtctgggtgctgaactggcctgcttGCAGTCAAGAGGAAGaaccaggactgttgagcagctcgaatcctacatcagacaagaatggtaCAACATTtctctccaaaaactccagcaactggtctcctcacttccaagACATTTCATTTCCTGAACTCTTGTATGATTTGTCAGGCTGACATGTCAACCCTCAGTGGTGCAGCATGTGTGGACTTATACCTGATGAAGAGGGTGGAGGTGCTCAAAGCAATGTCAAATGAATGAAGCCAAACCACATGGTAGGATGGCCAGCATAACATGACAGGAACCTACACAGCTACTGGCCAGTGCAACAACACTGATCCACAGAATGGTATTGTGGTAGTTGGAGACAAAATTCTGATTCTACAGAGcttcagaacattcatcttAGAGAAACTACATCCATCCCACCAGGGGGTTCAGCACACAAAGGTCAAAGCAAGACAACAGAAGAAGAATCCTCCACTGGAGAGATTTCAGCACTCTAAAAAGTGCATCTGAAtcttttaattaataaaatgcAGGTGACCACACAGTTAGACCACATCCCTTGTAAGTGGGCCACCCATGTTAACCttctaagaccctgcatgccATATGGGGGCATTACATTCTGGCTTTCCTACAGCGCAGGGATAATTTCAACTATTAGAATATTTGAATTAATTGTCTTGAatttaaattaaagttaaagtaaTTCACTCAAAATACTGGAGGAATTTGCTCTTAAAATTTTCAGGGATATTTTTTGGAATAtatcttggaaattttccagtattttcatggaaatatgGGGAAATGTTTGTGTCCTTGGAGTTtcattggctgtttttttttgctgtggacttttttggtatttttatagggattttttaatatatcttgggggatttttttatttttatttttttttcattttcatacaattttgggaaatgtatttgcaaTTTTGGGGAGATTAATCTAAATTATTTGGGGGAAATtgcttcaattttttttttttttttggcattttcagtGGCACTTGGGAAGTATTTTGGGAAATTGATTACAGTTGGGGGAAGTGgatgtcctttgaaatttccTTATTTTGGGGGGTAAATTTATGGTAATTTATTAGGAGTTTTTGGTCATTACCATAGTACaatttcctttgaaattttggggattttttttaattttcaggagTTAGTAGAACGTTTAAACTTTATGAAGTAGTTCCACtgaaaaatctgagaaatatttgaagaaaatttGGGATACTTTATATGAGAAACTTAAAGAATATGTCTTATTTTTGACTGAAATGTAGGTAgcttctttgaaattttagagaATGTGTGTTGCTACTGGACATATTTCTTTGGCCaaatttaatttctgtttaaagacaaggctgagcatTTAAACCTATCAGGTCCTACTCATCCCAAATAAGTGGATGAAACTAGAAATGCATTCCCAACGGCTCAGGTCTCAAGAGGTTAATTCCAACCTTGGCTCCTTTCCTGCTTGTCatccctcactctctcatctctgttttaaACTCTATCTACTACCCCTCTAATAAGTAAGTAAGGATGTTCCCAGGCGGCTTTTTCCTTTACAGTTAGACACACATTTAAATTGTGCTTAACCAAAGATGCGCCAAAGTGAAGTTGTCGCAAAGAACCCAGCTGGTGCTTCTGGCAATCAGTCAACCACCAGGCCTCAGGAGTAAAGTAAGACAaagaggaccaaggaccaaaagactctgacttgtGCTCGCattttctgataccagtgtcttgctcagtgaacccatcaCCCAATGCACAAGTAAAAGTCTGTGGCTGATGTCAGCCTCAAAGTCAGCAGATTGATGGCTACAGACATGCTTTGCCACAATTTTCACATCACCACTCTTACAGGACACGGCATTGAAAGAGTCAgcaaaaagctacaaaaagcTGGATTTCTGTGCTTATAGAAACACCTCTGCCTCCACTTTTAAACCTCTGGACTCCATCTATCACTCTGCCCTCACATTAAATTACTGATGATGGTTACCCTTACATTTTATGTGAAAAGTTTGGCAACCCTAAATGTAAGATGTGAATGGCATTGAAAACTGCTTTTAGCTTCTCTGCTGCGTGGAACACTTCATAGTGAAcattaaaactgcaaaaacttgtttttctatcagtcagtttaaaactttgataATGAACTGATGAATGCATGCCCTCAATGATTTCTCCAGAttgaataaattattttctccacaGATTTCCAGCCACTGTTGGTGAAAGATGAAGAAGTTCTCCCTAAGCAGCAAGAGATGAACTCCAGTCTGAACCAGGAGGAACCACCAGAATCAGCgcacattaaagaggaacaggaggaactgTGGATCAATCAGGAGAGAGAACAGCTTCACGGAACAGAGGAGGCTGATATAAATGTGTTCACATTCACTCCTGTTCCTgtgaagagtgaggaagaggtTGGAGAGAAAGCTCAGTCCTCACACCTTCATGAAAACCAAAGTGGAGAGAACAGAGACTCAGAGAATTTGAAAACAGAATCTGATGGAGAGGAATGTGGAGGATCAGAAGCAGGCAGAGACTTGAATCCAATTAGTCATGATGACACCTCACAATATTCTGGatctgagactgatgacagtgctgaCTGGGAGGAATGTGACGAACCTCAGGAAGGTTTAAACCAACTACAAAATAGAAAAGGAGCTGTAAATGATATGAAATGTAACACTGGAAACGCAACAGTTAGTGATCAGAAGCTAATcagttgttcagtttgtggtaaaagataCAGGGGtaagaaaagtttaaaagccCACATGTTGCATCACTCAGGTGAAGATCGTTTCAGTTGCTCAGTTTGCCAGAGAAACTTTATCTGGAGAAAAGATCTGGTGGTGCACATGAGagtccacacaggagagaaaccatttagctgttcagtttgtggtaaaagtttTTCACGTCATGAAGTTCTGAACAGACACTCTGTTGTCCACtcaggggagaaaccatttagttgttcagtttgtggCAAACGCTTTTATGATCATGGAAATCTAAAAGAACACTCAGTcgtccacacaggagagaaaccatttagttgttcagtttgtggtaaacGTTTTGCTCAAAGAGGAAATTTGAGAAGACACTCCATTattcacacaggggagaaaccatttagttgttcagtttgtggtaaatGTTTTTCTAGTCATGGAGGTATGACAAGACACTCTGTTGTCCACACAGGGAAGAAACCATTTAGTTGTTCAGTCTGTGGTAAAAGTTTTTCTCAACATGGACATCTGAGGGAGCATTTTATTGTCCACtcaggggagaaaccatttagttgtTCAGTCTGTGGTAAAAGTTTTTCTCGACATGAAAATCTTAGAACACACTCTTTTGTCCACACAGAAAATAAGCCATttagttgttcagtttgtggtaaagGTTTTTCTCAATCTGATCATCTGAAGACACATTCATTGGTCCACACAGTGGAGAAGCTATTTAACTGCTCAGTCTGTGGTAAAGGTTTTTCACAACACAAAGGGTTGAGAAGACATTCTTTTGTCCACtcaggggagaaaccatttagttgttcagtttgtggtaaaagtttTTCTCAAGCTGCACATCTGAGGACACATTCTGTggtccacacaggagagaaaccatttagttgttcagtttgtggCGTAAGTTTTTCCCAGCAGGGAAGTCTGAGaaggcatttttttctccacagggAAGCTGTCTAGTTGTTAAGTTTGTTAAAGAACATTCTCTCAACTTCatcatgttgaaaaaaatgtgtgtcagCAAGAGCAGCAAAATTTTATTAAGATCACAGGATAATCATTTTTAGACCTGGACTATTTAAGATACAGGGGAAATGTCtcagattttgttttaaaatgtgattttaaaactaaattactCGATGATTTACTCAGATCACAGTTTTCTGGAGTTGATGGGCTCTCTGAGTGTTTAACCAGTCTTTtatgtgttaaatgttttatttatgaatggTTAAACTGGTGAGCAGAGTTGCCTTTGAATTTGCTCAGTCTTCATACAATATTCTGATATTTAATAATTGTCAATATAGAGTTGTTGATAGCTGTAATATTTCTTCAATGTGATGTTAATTTTGGTAAAACAATAAACCTCTGGTTGTAGAGCAACCTTAGCTCTTGTTTTTGGTTTTGCTCAACCTTTCTAGTAACATAAAACTCTGTAATGTCAAAAACATGACCTGACTAAAATCAACGTAATGGATGTAAAAATAGAGGCATAAACAACTTGTAACCCTACAGTGTTGTGTCTATTTGTCTCTGAAGTTCTAACATGgtttattttggaaaatgtgCACGGATAAGGAGCAAGGCcagaagatttaaaataaagagaatGGGTTACAAATGCATTAACCATTAAACTggggttaaaatgtttttaaaatgtaagctTTGTTTATATTATACCATTTTTATCTGTACTGTACTATTCATACCAAATACTGTCTTAAGACATTAACAGTCAGAGCAGGTCCAGACTGACTCTTTGTCCTATTATGTACATAAAGTCAACATTATTCCACCATGCACTCAGGACTAAGTAACATTTAACTGTTGAAGGACTGAAAGTGGAACCCCCTCTCATTCTTGCCTGATGTTCATCCTAAGTTACTTATATCTACTCATATGCTgttatacactgcctggccaaaaaaaagtcgctgccaaaaaaggtcacacactctaatatttcgttggaccgcctttagctttgattacagcacacattcactgtggcattgtttcgataagcttctgcaaagTCATAAGATTTacttccatccagtgttgcattaattttaatattgatgatgggagagtctgaccactgcacaaagccttctccagcacatcccgaagattctcaatggggttaaggtctggattctgtggtggccaatccatgtgtgaaaatgatgtctcatgctccctgaaccactctcacaatttgagcccgatgaatcctggcattgtcatcttggaatatgcctgtgccattagggaagaaaaaaatccattgtttaagaataagaagttactcattgcatctgctggggttaaataacttgttgccagctgaaagataattgCCCATGCAGttattatccaataggaggctcatacctatttgcttagttaaatccaggtggcgactttttttttttggccaggcagtgtattttgTGCTATACATTGTTTCAATAGTAGACGAATCTGGACTGTATCAGGCTAGACTAGGCCCTGTCCTCCTTTAtggtgaagccatgctgttgtaactcattcagaatgtggcttggcatcATCTCTCTGAAACAAGCAGTCCCTGAAAAATGCATTTCCTGGATTAAAGCATATGTACCTCTCAGTTTTAATGGTAACCAATGCCATGGGAACtaaaacacccccacaccatcacagatacTGGCCTTTGAATGTTCATaatctggatggtcctttttGACTTTGGCCCAAAGGACTCAACAGCTGTTATTTCTAAAACACTCTTAAATGTGGActcgtcagaccacagcacactatTCCACTGTAGACCAGTCCATCTGAGTTCAGAGAAGTGGGCAGGACTTCTGGAGGATGTTGATGTATGTCTTTATGTTTTCATGGTAGAATCTTAACTTTCAGTTGTAGGTGCAGTGACGTACTGTTAACCGATGACAGTTTTCCGACGCATTCCTCAGCCCACGttgtaatatccatcacagaatgacAACGGTTTTTTGGTGCAGCAGCGCTTAAACATTTTACCTTTGTTGGAATTCAGTAAAATATAATTTGAAAAGGATTTGTAAATTATTTacacaacatcccaacttttttggaattgaactttgtatttaattttgagttttatttgcACAATCTTAGGGAATGCAAACATGTTTCTCTAACTAAAAGGTTCCtctaaaattatttaaataacaTCTGCAATATCAACCAAGAGCATGAGTCTAAATCTGTGGTTAAGGAGCAAATCTTGAAGTCTTAAGATCATTTTCTACATTTATAGTCAGTTTGTATTTTAATGGCTTATTTTAATTGACTGAGTTATTTAGAATTTATTTCCCTGAGAACTGGCAGCAGAAAACAAACGCAAACCTTCTTCTTGgtgtgataaaaacaaaaaaacatcctctTAACACCGATTAGAAACCTGAAAAAGAAGGCAAAGATGGCAGGTTTATTTTAggatttatgaaataaaaaacacaaaaggacCACCGAAGTTTAATTTATTATATCGTTATCAAATCCATTGCTTCAATTAACTACAAACATTAAAGGcatcattttaaatcttttctcACAGGGGAAGGAATTACAAAGATTTATTTACACTTGAATCATTTTATTccctgtttaaataaaaaagacaaaggtAACCGTTTATAGAGATCATATTTACATCGGTACCTTTAGACACCACAGATGGCATGCTGTCACTCAGATGTGtgtaagaaaacattaaaaagatcTGACATTAACgacaaaaacatcagaatataGAGGGAGATATCTGACAAAGATCAGGTCGCTGGTTCTTAACTCAAATTTAATTTGAATCAAACATAAAAGAgcagttctgtgtttttatccatGCAGCTTTAATGCTTTTTATGACGGCATATCAGGGCaatctaaaaattaaaaa comes from Cheilinus undulatus linkage group 16, ASM1832078v1, whole genome shotgun sequence and encodes:
- the LOC121523812 gene encoding zinc finger and SCAN domain-containing protein 2-like; its protein translation is MEQFNPPSPLILTGNLAENWRRWERRFGLYIVSSGANEEEEDVKKAILLHSIGEDALEVFNTLTVSSAGKSATMEDILKAFQDYCSPLNKDIQQVVVKEEFLPECQEWGSSLKQEEPPEPAQIKEEQEELWGSQELQAPEEDFIMFTFNPALVKSEKNDEEKLESSFHEKQSEENRDTEHLKTESDGEDWGGSETDRESNADHHSQPVTSDERSDLSGSDTDDSANWEESEEPQEGLAALETKDRVANDMKYNNGNTLVSSSECGQSSGQKKRHTKQKGTHTREKLFRCSVCGNRYPSKKNLREHMLRHSGVKRFSCSICQKSFIWKKEMVTHMRVHTGEKPVACSVCGKRFKQHGALKSHSATHTGEKPFSCSVCGKSFAHHGNLRAHAVVHTGEKLFSCSVCGKTFSQSGSLRRHSNVHTGEKLFSCSVCGKSFSQHVNLRRHATIHTGEKLFSCSICGKSFSRQGNLSRHSVVHKGETISLSPS
- the LOC121523785 gene encoding gastrula zinc finger protein XlCGF57.1-like — encoded protein: MEELNPPSASSAGENATMGDNLKVFKDCCSPLSKDFQPLLVKDEEVLPKQQEMNSSLNQEEPPESAHIKEEQEELWINQEREQLHGTEEADINVFTFTPVPVKSEEEVGEKAQSSHLHENQSGENRDSENLKTESDGEECGGSEAGRDLNPISHDDTSQYSGSETDDSADWEECDEPQEGLNQLQNRKGAVNDMKCNTGNATVSDQKLISCSVCGKRYRGKKSLKAHMLHHSGEDRFSCSVCQRNFIWRKDLVVHMRVHTGEKPFSCSVCGKSFSRHEVLNRHSVVHSGEKPFSCSVCGKRFYDHGNLKEHSVVHTGEKPFSCSVCGKRFAQRGNLRRHSIIHTGEKPFSCSVCGKCFSSHGGMTRHSVVHTGKKPFSCSVCGKSFSQHGHLREHFIVHSGEKPFSCSVCGKSFSRHENLRTHSFVHTENKPFSCSVCGKGFSQSDHLKTHSLVHTVEKLFNCSVCGKGFSQHKGLRRHSFVHSGEKPFSCSVCGKSFSQAAHLRTHSVVHTGEKPFSCSVCGVSFSQQGSLRRHFFLHREAV